The DNA segment GATTGAATAATATCGGTTTTCATCATGTTGATACTGTAAAAGCCTATCGTTGGTTTAGCCTATCATCTGCGGTCGCTGTGACCTAATTTGTCCCAAATCACGCTCAGTTATGCCTACACGGCGAATACATTCGCTCAGCGTTGATAATAAACAATTGACCAAAAATCAAACTGTTCACCTTTGGCGGCGCACCAATCCGGAAAAGGCTCATCCCCAGCAAGCGTGGAATACTCCTCCCAGCAATTAACCATCGACAGGTAATAATCATGCCTGTTTTGCAGCCTTGATTTACGCTCAATCGTCTGTAATCGCGTGATTAATGCTTGTGCTGACGCTAGCGAGTCTTTTGCCCGTGATATATCACCCAGCAACACAGATTCCGATAGATGGTGGGTCTGAAAATCGACACTGTTTAAGTGAGACAACGCGACTTGAGTGAGGCAAATTTCATCGCTAGGCTCGAGCGCTAACGCTCTTTCATAGGAATCGGTATCCCCAGCAATAAAGCCTAACCATTTGTGGGGGATGGGATTGTTAGGCTCATCTAACGTCCATTGGGTCAGCACGCCTTTTAGTAGAACGATGAGGGGATAAGCGAGTAACTGGTGTGTTTCACTGTGCCCAAAACCTAAGGAGGATAGCTCCTCTGCGATGTGCCTCTGCTCAGCCAAGGACAGGCTCTTACAGTGCGACACGAATTGGTTTACCGTCGCAATCGCTTGCTTCTTTAGCCCTTGTTCTTTTTGCAGGCAATATTGACCAAAAAGTTCATACCCCTTCAGGGCCGAATACTGAGTCCCTATCGCCTTTAATCCTTCAAAGTTATCGCTATTCCAGTAGTTCATAAGGTACTTCAATCAGTATTTAATCGCCTATGATTGCCCATATTGAGTCTTGCGGTAAACCAAATTTTGCCAATTAAAAAATAAATTTCCCACTAGGATATTGAATAATATAGTTTTACTGGATAAACCTTGATGTTCAAAACAGCACTAAATATCACAAAAATAAAGGCCCCTATTTAGGGGCCTTTGTACAATTTATTTAGAGTTTGATTAATACCCTGTTTGGGGCACTCCAATCTAAATGATATTTCTCGCCAGCGGGCTTATCTAAGCGCTCAAAGGTATGGGCACCGAAAAAGTCCCTTTGACCTTGAAGCAAGTTTGCTGGCAGGGTTTCGCTGCGGTAACTGTCGTAATAGGCCAATGCCGAACTAATACAAGGCACGGGGATCCCTTGCATCACTGCCGCCGCCACAGCACTGCGCCACTCGGTTTGTTTTTCCGACAAGGTAGTTGCAAAGGTGTCGGCCATCAATAAACAGCTTAAGTCCGCATTCGCTTGATAAGCTTGAGTGATAGATTGCAAGAAGGTGGCACGAATAATACAACCCGCACGCCAAATCTTCGCGATTTCAGCAAAATCGAGCTGCCATTTTTGCTCCTGCGCCGTCATCGCCATGAGTTGGAAACCCTGGGCGTAGCAACACACTTTAGCGCAATAGAGCGCACTCTCTAAGGCATCGATTAAAAAGGCTTTTTGAGCATCATCCATCGCCACAGAGGCAGGACCTGAGAGCTTTTTACTGAGCTCAACACGGAGGGATTTTTGGGTGCTGACCGCGCGCGCATAAACCGCTTCGGCAATAGTGGGAGCCGGACAACCAATTTGCAAACTGCTTACCGCAGTCCATAGGCCTGTGCCCTTTTGCCCTGCTTTATCGAGGATCATCTCAACTAATGGCTGACCCGTTAGCGGATCCGCCTGTTTGAGCACCTCGGCGCTGATCCCCATCAGATAGCTGTTTAAACTGCCCTTATTCCAGCGTTCAAACACCTCACCCACTTGTGCTGCACTCATGCCTAAGCCATCGTGCATTAACTGATAGGCTTCGCAAATCAGCTGCATATCGGCGTATTCAATCCCGTTATGCACCATTTTCACATAATGTCCGGCGCCAGCAGGACCAATATAGGTCGTGCAAGGCTCACCTTCGGTCACGGGATTACCCGGCTCAAACCGCTCAATCGGCAGCCCTGTTTGAGGATCAACCTTAGCGGCAATGGCCTTCCAAATCGGCGCCACATGCTGCCAAGCACCAAGATCGCCACTTGGCATTAATGAAGGGCCAAAACGAGCACCCACTTCTCCGCCCGAAACCGCCGAGCTGAAGAAGA comes from the Shewanella seohaensis genome and includes:
- the gndA gene encoding NADP-dependent phosphogluconate dehydrogenase; its protein translation is MQNHSNLNDIGVIGLGVMGKNLALNIADNQYRVSAFDLDPVKVNGVLQQEKQERVGQDLRITGCANLSEMLASLAQPRILVLSVPAGAPVDGVCHALISAGIEADDIVIDTGNSLWTDTVEREKRYQGKFIFFSSAVSGGEVGARFGPSLMPSGDLGAWQHVAPIWKAIAAKVDPQTGLPIERFEPGNPVTEGEPCTTYIGPAGAGHYVKMVHNGIEYADMQLICEAYQLMHDGLGMSAAQVGEVFERWNKGSLNSYLMGISAEVLKQADPLTGQPLVEMILDKAGQKGTGLWTAVSSLQIGCPAPTIAEAVYARAVSTQKSLRVELSKKLSGPASVAMDDAQKAFLIDALESALYCAKVCCYAQGFQLMAMTAQEQKWQLDFAEIAKIWRAGCIIRATFLQSITQAYQANADLSCLLMADTFATTLSEKQTEWRSAVAAAVMQGIPVPCISSALAYYDSYRSETLPANLLQGQRDFFGAHTFERLDKPAGEKYHLDWSAPNRVLIKL